From the Oscillatoria salina IIICB1 genome, the window AGTTAAAATCGGAAAGAATAAGTTGTGAGAAGATTCAGTAATTGCTAGGAAACTCATAAATTAAAGAGATAATCTTCATAATTAGCTTTTCTTTTCCTAGGATATGCTGACTTCTCTCATTAGAGAGATGTAATGGTTATTCTTTGTATTTCACGATCGAGATTGAATGAGTCGATCGCGCCAAGAAGTTGACTGCTCCCCTCCCTCCGCGTTGCTAAAGGGATGGGAGCAGTCAATGATGGTAAATCAGGATCTTCTCAACAAGTTGCTGAGTTAGTCTTATTTCTCGCTTGTGATGCTTCTAGTTTAATTACTGGCTGATTGGCTGACTTATTTACCTAAGACAAAATTAACCAACTTTCCTGGGACAACAATCACTTTTTTCACTTCCTTACCTTCAAGGTAACGTTGGGCTACTTCGGAAGCACGAGCATAATCTTCTAAAGCTTTTTTATCTTTAGTCGCAGGTACTTGTATTGTGCCGCGAGTTTTGCCCATAATTTGAATTACTAAAGTAATTTCATCTACCTCTAAAGCTTGAGGATCGAATTTAGCCCAATTTTGCCAATGAACTGACTCGCTATAACCTAAATTGTGCCACATTTCCTCGGCAATGTGAGGCGCAAAAGGAGCCATTAATTTAACTAAAGTTTCGATTCCTTCTCGATACACAGGCGAGTCTTGACACTTAGCATCGCTGAGTGCATTACTTAGCTTCATCAACTCGGAAATAGCAGTATTAAACTGATATTCTTCGTCTAAATCTTCAGAAATTTCCTTAATCGCTAAATGCACGGCGCGACGTAAATCTTTTTCTGCTTTAGTTAATTGTTGATGGTTGATTTTTCCTGATTTTGCTGCTTGGCTAACGTCAAATTCACTTACTAAACGCCAAACTCGATTTAAAAAGCGAAATTGTCCTTCAACATCAGCCGCATCCCATTCTAAATCTTTTTCTGGAGGTGCTTTAAACAAGATAAATAATCTGGCGGTATCCGCGCCATATTTCGCGATAACTTGCTGGGGATCGACTCCATTGTATTTTGACTTGGACATCTTCTCATAGAAGACGGATAAACTTTCTCCAGTTTCGGGATCTTGGGGATCTTCGGGATTAACTTCGCTCGAAGGAATATACTTACCCGTAACCGGATTTTTGTAAGTAATCCCCTGCACCATACCTTGAGTTAACAAGCGTTGGAAAGGTTCATCGCAAGCGACTAAGCCGCGATCGCGTAAAAATTTCGTAAAAAATCGCGAATACAATAAGTGTAGAATCGCGTGTTCAATTCCACCGACATACTGATCTACGGGCATCCAATCGTTAACTTTCGCGCGATCGAATACTTCTCGATCGTTATTAGCATCGGTATAACGCAAGAAATACCACGACGAATCGATAAAAGTATCCATCGTATCCGTTTCTCGTTTCGCAGCTTCGCCACAACTCGGACAACTCACATCGATCCACTCAGACAACTTCGCCAAAGGAGACGCACCACGTCCGGAAAACTCGACATTTTCCGGTAACTTTACAGGTAAATCTGCTTCCGGTACTGGTACTGTACCGCATTTCGGACAGTGAATAATCGGAATCGGCGCGCCCCAATAGCGTTGGCGGGAAATCAACCAATCTCTAAGGCGATATTGAACTTTTCCTCTACCAAAACCTTTTTGTTCGGCATATTTAACGATTTCTTCCTTCGCCTGATTTGATTCCATGCCGTTAAATAAGTCTGAATTAACGACAATACCCGGATCTGTATACGCCTCATCTAACAAGTTTTTCACTTGTTTCGAGTTATCAGCATCGTCAGGCACGATAACTACTTTAATCGGCAAATCGTTTTCCTGAGCAAATTTCAAGTCCCGCGTATCATGGGCGGGAACGCCCATAACTGCGCCTGTACCGTATTCGTAGAGGACGTAATCAGCAATCAAAATGGGAATTTCTTCTCCGTTGAAGGGGTTAATTGCTTTACCGCCTGTAGGAATGCCTCGCTTGGGTTTATCTTCCGCAGTACGTTCTAATTCGCTTTCTTCGCCAACTTCTTTGACAAACGCCTCAACTGCGGTTTTTCTCTCCGGCGCGGTCACTTTTGCTGTCAGTGGGTGTTCTGGGGCGAGAACCACGTAACTAACGCCATAAACGGTATCGGGACGAGTGGTAAACACGCCGATCTTCTCATCCATCCCGACAATGGGAAATTCTAAATAAGCGCCAACAGATTTACCAATCCAATTGGCTTGCATTAACTTGACTCGTTCGGGCCACCCTGCTAATTTATCGAGGTCGTTAAGTAATTGTTCGGCGTAGTCGGTAATTTTCAAGAACCACTGACGCAATAGTTTGCGTTCTACTTTAGCACCAGAACGCCACGATCGCCCTTCGTTGTCTACTTGTTCGTTGGCGAGAACTGTTTGGTCGATGGGGTCCCAGTTAACTGCTGATTCTCTTTGATAAGCTAGTCCAGCTTGGAAAAATTGCAAAAATAGCCACTGTGTCCATTTGTAATAGTCGGGCGCACAAGTGGTAACTTCGCGTTCCCAGTCTAGGGAAATGCCCAGTTGTTGTAGTTGTTGCTTCATCTGGGCGATGTTTTGATATGTCCATTTCGCTGGGTGAATTTTTCGGTCAATGGCGGCATTTTCCGCAGGTAGACCAAAAGCATCCCAGCCCATCGGATTAAGAACGCGATAGCCTTGCATTCGTTTCAGGCGCGCGATCGCATCGGTAATTGTATATACGCGCACGTGACCCATGTGCAAGTTACCCGATGGATAGGGGAACATCGACAAGGCATAAAATTTCGGTTTGTCAGTGTTTTCGGGGGTTTTGTCCGCTCCCTCGGCTGTCCACTGTTGTTGCCACTTTTTCTCGATTTTGGCTGGGTTATATCGGGACTCCACGCAAGTCTCTCCTGGAAGTCGTACTTCACTCTATATTTTAATATTGCGATGGCGATCGCTTTTTGTATTATTATTGTAATATAATTTCTTCAAGGGAAATCAATTTGGCGATTTTTCCACTAAATCGGTAGCGAATTTAGCTAAATTTTCCTGTCGCCACTTAGCATCTGTTTGGCGATCGGTCTGTAATTCTAAAATCCTGATTCCCTTTTCTGGTAAAGGATTTAATAAGGCTTGTAACTGTTCCCAAGAGGTAATTAATTGATGTTCGATGCCATAACTGGCGGCTAGTTGAGCAAAATCTACATTTTGGGGTGTGGCAAAGTATTCTTCAAAGGTATTTTTAAATTGAGAAATAGGCAACATTTCAAAAATACCGCCACCTTGATTATTAATTAAAATAATTGTTAAATGTCCGAGAAATTTATTACTAGTTAAAAATCCGTTGGTATCGTGGAGTAAAGCCAAATCTCCTGTTAACAAAACAGCACTTTGGTTGCGGTGGGCAATCCCTAAAGCTGTGGATAAAGTGCCATCAATTCCATTCGCACCGCGATTAAAATAAGGGATAATTTGGCTATGGTTTGGTTGCCAAAAGTATTCGACATCTCGCACTGGCATACTATTAGCAACAAATATTGGTGTTTGTGGCGGTAAGTTTTGAGCAAGCAGCCAAGGAATTTTACCTTCAAATAATGTTTTAGTTGCTGCTAGTTTGCGAGTTATTTTTGTTCTCAACTGAGTTTCAGCATTATACCATGTTTTCAGGTAATTTTCTGGTTTGATTACATTTGTTTGCCGAAAATCTATTATCGGTTGTAATTGGCTGACATCTAAATACAAATGGGTAGTTTTGCCGTGAATGGGGTCTAAATTTTCACTGCTAGAATCGATAATAAAACGATAAGCTTGGGTGTTTTCTAACCAACTACGCAAAGTTTTGCTCGTCGGAAGTTCGCCAATTTGAATAACTATTTCGGGAGATAATTTTTCGGCGATTTCTCGATTCCGCAAAATCGAATCATAGGTAGAAATTAAATAAGGATTTCGGTTAGCATAATTTCTCACTGGTGATAGTCCTTCAGCGAGAACAGCCCAACCTAAAGTTTTAGCTAAATGTCCAATTATTTGACAATATTCTTCTGGGTTTTGGGGTTGGGCTATCCCAGCAATAATAATTCCGCGATCGCATTTTTGCCATTGTGAGAGATAGTTTTTAATTTGGGCAGTTATTTCTAGAGAAAAAGTATTTTTGGCTACAGAAAAATTGCTAATTCCAGCAAAAAAATCTTCAGCTTGCAATTGACAGTGAAGCGGTTCTGGTGTAGGCGCGAGAGGTTCGCGAAATGGTATATTTAAGTGTACAACACCAGGAGAAGGCAATAGCGATCGCTGCCAAGCTTGCACGATATTTTGCCGCAAATAACGTAGCATTCCTAGATCTGAAGCAGGTATGGCTAATTCAGTTTGCCAATTAGGATAATTACCATACATTTTTACTTGGTCAATACTTTGTCCTGCATGGCAATTTCTTAATTCTGGCGGTCGATCTGCGGTTAAAATTAAGAGGGGAACCTGACTTTCTTTAGCTTCAATTATTGCTGGAAAAAAGTTTGCGCCCGCCGTTCCGGAAGTACAAATTAAAACCACAGGTAAACTCGATCTTTTAGCGATTCCCAAAGCAAAAAATGCGGCGGAACGTTCATCTAAAATCGGGATAGTTTCAATCTCGGAATGTTGGGCAAAAGCTACAGTTAAAGGAGTAGAACGAGAACCGGGACAAATAATTGCAGTTGTTAAACCTAAACGACTAAAAGTTTCGGCAATAATCGATCCCCATAAAGTATTAGTATTCCGCAAGTCAATCATTTGTTTATGTTTGCAAAAATTGCTTGACTATTTGCACAAATTGAGCTTCATTTTCTAAATGAATATTATGTCCGCAATTGGGAACGATAGATAACTCAGCCGAGGGACATAGTTGCTGCATTTGTGAGTTAATTGCTATAAATTTAGCATCTTTTTCTCCAACTAATAATAGCAAAGGTTGAGAAAAAGATGTTAGTTTAGCCCACAATGAAGGTTGACTACCAGTCCCCAGATTACGCAGAGATTTAGCTAATTCAGCCGGATTATTTTCTAACCTTCTCGCTTTCATCTTTTCCCACTGAGGATAAGATTTCAAGGAAGCAAATAAAGGTTGCTGATACCATTTGTTAACAAAGGCTGAAAAATTGCTTGTTTCTATTTCCCTAGCGAGTTGTTCGTCTCGTTGTTTTCGTTGCCGTCTTTCTAAAGCAGTTGCTAACCCTGGTGAGGCTGATTCTAAGACAAGTTTGGGAAAATATTGCGGATAGTGAATTGCCAGATACAATGCTAAACGTCCGCCCATTGAATAACCAACTAAATAAGATTTTTTTAAATTTAATTCAACTAATAAATCCACTAAAGCTTGTGCTGTATTGGGCATATTATAACATGATTCGTTGCCGTTAATTTTAGTTTTGCCATGACCGGGAATATCGATTACTAAACAACGGAATTCTGCGGTCAATAAATTAACAACAGATTCAAAGTCACGATTATCGCCCATAAAACCATGTAAAAAGCAAATAATTGACTTATTTTGCGCGCCTATTAATTGGTAATTAACTTGATATTTGGGGAATTTCATCAATTAATTTTGATTCAAATTAAAGCATTAAGCATAGTTTGTAATTTAAGTTGGACTTCTGCTAATTCTTTTTGCGGATCGGAACCGGCAACAATACCTGCACCTGCGTAAAGTCTTGCCCAATTTTCAGTTATCATTGCCGAACGAATACCAACAATAAATTGGGCATTGCCGCGATCGTCAAGCCAACCTAAAGGTGCAGCATAAAGACAGCGATCGCAGCTTTCATAGCGGCGGATTTGTTCGCAGGCGATCGCGGTGGGAACGCCTGCCACTGCTGGAGTTGGGTGAAGTTGGGCGACAATTTCTAACGGGTTAATTTCGCTTGACAATTGAGCATAAATGGGAGTCCAGAGGTGTTGAATATTAGAAAGTTGTAAAACTTGTAAAGGTGAAATTGTTGGTTGTAAGCCAATTTTATTTAACTGTTGAATGATAAATTTACTTACTGCTTGATGTTCGCGTTTTTCCTTTTCGCTGTTTAATAATTTATCGGCAAATTTAACGTCTTCAGCAGTTGTTTTACCTCTGGGTGCAGAACCTGCTAAAGCATCAGTTGCTAATTGATGATTGTGGATACTAATCAAACGTTCGGGACTGGCGCCAATAAAGTTACTTTTTTTGCCGTTACTAATCGAAAAAATATAACAATCTGGGTGTCGCTGTCGCAGATTATGCAGAGATTCTACCAATTGAAAATTAACCGGGGCAGTAACGTCAAGGGCATGGGCTAAAACTATTTTACTAAACTCTTTTTTTTGAATTGAACTTAAAGCAGAACTTACTGCCGAAGTAAATTTATGGGCTGTAATTTCCGGTAATTGTTGAATGAGTGGTTGCGGCGGATCGAAAGCGAGGTTAATAATTGGTTGGCGAGACAAACTAGTTTTTTGAATCTGTTGCTGAAGACGATTGATAATTAAGTTAATATCTCCTTGAGCTTCTAGTTGAAAGTTAGCCACAAAAACATACTTTTCCTGACGACAAGCTAAATGAAATTCAGGGAGAAAAATAGTAGCAGCCGGAAAACTTCCTACAGCAAGATCGACACAGCGATCGCGGTTTTCTGGGTAGTCGAAAAAGGTAAAAGCTGCCAAAAAATGAGGTCCGGCTAAAGGCAAATGAAGGTCGCCTGTTTTAATAATTTGCTGACAGCATTTTTGGACAAACTGTTGAGATTTAGTAAATCTATCTGAAGAAGTAATTGTCAAAGAGGCTGCGGTTCCCCAAGCAGCGATCGCTTCCCCTTTTCCGCGATTTTCCCAGTAAAAATGTCGTTCATTTGTTCTCAGATAATTTTGCAAAACAGCTAAAGGATCGATGGGATCGATTTCGATTGAAAAACTGACAATTAGCGAACTACCAGCGCGAATTGATTTCTCTTGGCAAACTAAGAGAAACTGATGTAGTTCTTTTTCATCTTGGATCGGGTTAGTCGAACAGGGTATAACTGGCATGAAAGCAAAGAACGTAAAATTTTTGATAATCTTGCGTGCTTTTGAGTGACATTGATGGTATCTCTAAAGATATCGCTTTGGACGCCGATCTCGCCAAAAGCGTGTCGGCTGACACGGACTAGGCAAGGGATAGCGTAATCGCAATAGTCTTGAGAGTAGAGAACTGTCTTTCTTATGGTATCGAACAAAGGTATTCTAGTAATGATAAATGCTCTTGTTGGCATTGGTGATAATTAGGATGAAGCTGTTCTCTGGGAGAATTTAACAAGGACAAAAAATTGTAATTTTGTCAAGAAAATAATACTCTTTGTAATAGGTTGAAAGTAATTAAATCAAATCTGCCCTGATGACCACAACTTATCTGGAAAAATCTCATAGTAAACTGTGGCTAGCAGCAATAAAGCCACCAATGTACAGCGTTGCTGTAATCCCAATTACAGTGGGTACAGCAGTAGCTTTCGCCCAAACAAGCATTTGTAACAATTTGATATTTTTTACTTTTTTGGGTTCAGCAATTTTGATTATTGGGTGGCTGAATCTGAGTAACGATGTGTTTGACTCCCAGACGGGGATAGATAAAAATAAAGCTCATTCAGTAGTAAATTTGACAGGCAATAAAACCTTAGTATTCTGGATGAGTAATTTGTGTTTGGGGTTGGGTATCCTGGGAATTGGCGCGATCGCGTATTGGCAACAAGATTTAACCATACTGGGAATTATCGCCCTTTGCTGCTTCCTAGGATACACTTACCAAGGACCGCCGTTTCGCTTAGGTTATCAAGGTTTAGGCGAAATTATTTGCTTCCTCACCTTTGGTCCTTTGGCGATCGCGGCTGCATACTATTCCCAAACTCAAACCTTCTCTGGAATGAATATTGCCGCTTCGGTGGCGATCGGAATTACTACGTCAATAATCTTATTTTGTTCTCACTTTCATCAGGTAGAAGACGATCTCGCCGCCGGAAAAATCTCGCCAATCGTTCGTTTGGGAACCGCAAAAGGCGCGATCGTCCTCACTTGGGCTACTGGTAGCGTTTTCGCCCTGACAACTATTTGCGTCATTCTCGGCTATTTTCCCCTCGCTACCTTACTGATATTTGCTAGTTTACCTGCGGCTTGGCAATTAATTCGCCACGTCAAGCAGCATCACAACCAACCCGAAAAAGTCAGCAATTGTAAATTTATCGCCGTCAAGCTGCATTTTTGGAGTGGTTTACTCTTCGCGTTAGGCTTCGTTTTACCGAAAATTTGGGTTTAAACAGCGAACAGTTATCAGTTACCAGTTAGCAGTTAGCACCTTACCAGTTAGCACCTTACCAGTTATCAGTTTATTCCCTAATTCCTCTTGTCTCCCCCTCCTGCTTGTCTTCTCCCTCTCCCCCAATCCCAAGTCTCCCTAGTCTCCAATCTCTATGGATAACTGATAACTTACAACTGATAACTGTTCACTGTTCACTGTTCACTGAAAACCCCCTCTCCCAAGTCTCCCTAGTCTCCAATCTCTATGGATAACTGATAACTTACAACTGATAACTGTTCACTGTTCACTGTTCACTGAAAACCCCCAATCCCTTGTTTCCCTAGTCTCCAATCCCCAATCCCTAATCCCCAAAAATGTCCTACGGATTTACCTTTCGTACATACCGACGTAAATTTCGCCAACCCTTACAAACCAGTCATGGTAGCTGGGAGGTGAGAGAAGGAATTATTTTGCGTTTGGTGAATGAAAAAGGTAACGTCGGTTGGGGAGAAATTGCCCCGCTTCCTTGGTTTGGATCGGAAAATTTAGCCGAAGCTGAGGAATTTTGTCGTCAGTTGGGGGAAACAATGACAGCAGAGGATTTAGCCAAGATTCCCGATACCTTACCCGCTTGTCAATTTGGCTTTAATTCAGCCCAGGAAAATTGCCACTCAGACTCGGTTTGTCTCGCTGAAATCGCCCAAAATTGTTATCTGTTACCCGCAGGAAAAAAGGCTTTAACAACATGGCAAACTGCCCCGAATCAAGGAAAACAGACTTTCAAATGGAAAATTGGCATTGGCGATATGGCTGAGGAAATCGCAATTTTTCGCCAATTGAGTCAAGCTTTACCCGCAACGGCAAAATTACGCCTGGATGCGAATGGAGGGCTAAATTTAGCGACGGCGAAGCAATGGTTAGAAGTCTCTGACGCATCAGGTAAGGTTGAATTTCTCGAACAACCTCTACCTCCGCAACAATTCGACGAAATGTTAAATTTGAATGCGGAATTCTTGACAGCGATCGCGTTAGATGAATCGGTTGCCACTCTCGCCCAGTTAACAAAATGTTACGCAAAAGGATGGCGAGGGATATTTGTCATTAAAGCAGCGATCGCTGGTTCTCCCCAAAGTCTACGTCAATTTTGT encodes:
- the leuS gene encoding leucine--tRNA ligase — translated: MESRYNPAKIEKKWQQQWTAEGADKTPENTDKPKFYALSMFPYPSGNLHMGHVRVYTITDAIARLKRMQGYRVLNPMGWDAFGLPAENAAIDRKIHPAKWTYQNIAQMKQQLQQLGISLDWEREVTTCAPDYYKWTQWLFLQFFQAGLAYQRESAVNWDPIDQTVLANEQVDNEGRSWRSGAKVERKLLRQWFLKITDYAEQLLNDLDKLAGWPERVKLMQANWIGKSVGAYLEFPIVGMDEKIGVFTTRPDTVYGVSYVVLAPEHPLTAKVTAPERKTAVEAFVKEVGEESELERTAEDKPKRGIPTGGKAINPFNGEEIPILIADYVLYEYGTGAVMGVPAHDTRDLKFAQENDLPIKVVIVPDDADNSKQVKNLLDEAYTDPGIVVNSDLFNGMESNQAKEEIVKYAEQKGFGRGKVQYRLRDWLISRQRYWGAPIPIIHCPKCGTVPVPEADLPVKLPENVEFSGRGASPLAKLSEWIDVSCPSCGEAAKRETDTMDTFIDSSWYFLRYTDANNDREVFDRAKVNDWMPVDQYVGGIEHAILHLLYSRFFTKFLRDRGLVACDEPFQRLLTQGMVQGITYKNPVTGKYIPSSEVNPEDPQDPETGESLSVFYEKMSKSKYNGVDPQQVIAKYGADTARLFILFKAPPEKDLEWDAADVEGQFRFLNRVWRLVSEFDVSQAAKSGKINHQQLTKAEKDLRRAVHLAIKEISEDLDEEYQFNTAISELMKLSNALSDAKCQDSPVYREGIETLVKLMAPFAPHIAEEMWHNLGYSESVHWQNWAKFDPQALEVDEITLVIQIMGKTRGTIQVPATKDKKALEDYARASEVAQRYLEGKEVKKVIVVPGKLVNFVLGK
- the menD gene encoding 2-succinyl-5-enolpyruvyl-6-hydroxy-3-cyclohexene-1-carboxylic-acid synthase, producing the protein MIDLRNTNTLWGSIIAETFSRLGLTTAIICPGSRSTPLTVAFAQHSEIETIPILDERSAAFFALGIAKRSSLPVVLICTSGTAGANFFPAIIEAKESQVPLLILTADRPPELRNCHAGQSIDQVKMYGNYPNWQTELAIPASDLGMLRYLRQNIVQAWQRSLLPSPGVVHLNIPFREPLAPTPEPLHCQLQAEDFFAGISNFSVAKNTFSLEITAQIKNYLSQWQKCDRGIIIAGIAQPQNPEEYCQIIGHLAKTLGWAVLAEGLSPVRNYANRNPYLISTYDSILRNREIAEKLSPEIVIQIGELPTSKTLRSWLENTQAYRFIIDSSSENLDPIHGKTTHLYLDVSQLQPIIDFRQTNVIKPENYLKTWYNAETQLRTKITRKLAATKTLFEGKIPWLLAQNLPPQTPIFVANSMPVRDVEYFWQPNHSQIIPYFNRGANGIDGTLSTALGIAHRNQSAVLLTGDLALLHDTNGFLTSNKFLGHLTIILINNQGGGIFEMLPISQFKNTFEEYFATPQNVDFAQLAASYGIEHQLITSWEQLQALLNPLPEKGIRILELQTDRQTDAKWRQENLAKFATDLVEKSPN
- the menH gene encoding 2-succinyl-6-hydroxy-2,4-cyclohexadiene-1-carboxylate synthase; the protein is MKFPKYQVNYQLIGAQNKSIICFLHGFMGDNRDFESVVNLLTAEFRCLVIDIPGHGKTKINGNESCYNMPNTAQALVDLLVELNLKKSYLVGYSMGGRLALYLAIHYPQYFPKLVLESASPGLATALERRQRKQRDEQLAREIETSNFSAFVNKWYQQPLFASLKSYPQWEKMKARRLENNPAELAKSLRNLGTGSQPSLWAKLTSFSQPLLLLVGEKDAKFIAINSQMQQLCPSAELSIVPNCGHNIHLENEAQFVQIVKQFLQT
- a CDS encoding isochorismate synthase, producing MPVIPCSTNPIQDEKELHQFLLVCQEKSIRAGSSLIVSFSIEIDPIDPLAVLQNYLRTNERHFYWENRGKGEAIAAWGTAASLTITSSDRFTKSQQFVQKCCQQIIKTGDLHLPLAGPHFLAAFTFFDYPENRDRCVDLAVGSFPAATIFLPEFHLACRQEKYVFVANFQLEAQGDINLIINRLQQQIQKTSLSRQPIINLAFDPPQPLIQQLPEITAHKFTSAVSSALSSIQKKEFSKIVLAHALDVTAPVNFQLVESLHNLRQRHPDCYIFSISNGKKSNFIGASPERLISIHNHQLATDALAGSAPRGKTTAEDVKFADKLLNSEKEKREHQAVSKFIIQQLNKIGLQPTISPLQVLQLSNIQHLWTPIYAQLSSEINPLEIVAQLHPTPAVAGVPTAIACEQIRRYESCDRCLYAAPLGWLDDRGNAQFIVGIRSAMITENWARLYAGAGIVAGSDPQKELAEVQLKLQTMLNALI
- the menA gene encoding 2-carboxy-1,4-naphthoquinone phytyltransferase — translated: MTTTYLEKSHSKLWLAAIKPPMYSVAVIPITVGTAVAFAQTSICNNLIFFTFLGSAILIIGWLNLSNDVFDSQTGIDKNKAHSVVNLTGNKTLVFWMSNLCLGLGILGIGAIAYWQQDLTILGIIALCCFLGYTYQGPPFRLGYQGLGEIICFLTFGPLAIAAAYYSQTQTFSGMNIAASVAIGITTSIILFCSHFHQVEDDLAAGKISPIVRLGTAKGAIVLTWATGSVFALTTICVILGYFPLATLLIFASLPAAWQLIRHVKQHHNQPEKVSNCKFIAVKLHFWSGLLFALGFVLPKIWV
- a CDS encoding o-succinylbenzoate synthase, producing MSYGFTFRTYRRKFRQPLQTSHGSWEVREGIILRLVNEKGNVGWGEIAPLPWFGSENLAEAEEFCRQLGETMTAEDLAKIPDTLPACQFGFNSAQENCHSDSVCLAEIAQNCYLLPAGKKALTTWQTAPNQGKQTFKWKIGIGDMAEEIAIFRQLSQALPATAKLRLDANGGLNLATAKQWLEVSDASGKVEFLEQPLPPQQFDEMLNLNAEFLTAIALDESVATLAQLTKCYAKGWRGIFVIKAAIAGSPQSLRQFCRQNQIDAVFSSVLETEIGRQAALKLATEISLHPRALGFGVDHWFAAPEDNWLEKLWKNC